The stretch of DNA CTTTAACGTAGGTTACAGTACAGTCACACCTCGACAtgcgagcttaatgcgttctgggactgagctcgtatgccAATTTACTCATATCTCGAGGcattatttcctatataaaataactaaatacaaattaaccCATTTCAACACTATGAAAAGACACCACATAAAAAGTaagttacaatggaaaaatgtgtttttacctgttgtaattcagtacctacactAAAAAGtagcaaatacctatttagttgttgaAATCTGtgaaaaaatgtaacatcactaggAACACTACTGTAAGATTTTACCTACTAGCCTCACTGTATTGGCTAACGCTGGTCTGAGAGACTTGGCAGCAATGTGGTCGGTACGCTAAACTTTTGTGATgctacataacataaactttgagattgattttaaataaatttagccgactaaatacacacttgaagctaagtttttaTCTTGTACtaaacttattttaattttacgCGCTTTCTACTTTGCGTTTGCTATAACCTTAGCcaaaaacttttcaaactgGTTCAAGGAGAAAGAtcgagtgatgctgttctcaaaagtgGTCTTTTGCATACCTAACCATATAATGGCCTTTGAAAAACTGGTCGTATGCTCGTATGTCAAAGATTACTCGCATCTCAAAGAAAAGACTTGCTTAAAATGCTGTTAGTATGCCAGAAGGATTTGGCACACTACTGGCAGATACTATGGCAGTACCTGCTATTATCTAAATTTTTTCGCATGTTGAGGCACTCGCATGTAGCGGTATGACTGTACAACGACGCGGGTGTTGAAAAACATTGTCAAGGGCAAAAgtatatatacttgtacatgGAAACAAAGAAAGAAAAGGCCAGTTGTCGTATCGCACATAAGGTTATGCTTTCGAATTTATAGAAACAAAGAAAATGCATTATTTCTCCGACAACAGCATAGTTTATACACGGTTTTGGTGTGATGAATCTTTGCCAGCCCTAAAATACAACCTTTGTTTTTGATCCTATTATAACAGTTAATACtaaaaaccttttttgttatGTCTTCTCTTTCCATTTTGTCtgctataatttatattatagcaaaaataaactttcatCATTCGTTATATAGTAGACTCTcgtacaacgtaaataattcattccagGAATAAttacttttacattttacattatacaaacattaaaatacatgtaaattgcgtAATCTGTTATAAGACCTTCTCAAGCTCACTCCTCTCAGGGCCTTCAAAATAACAAAGCTAGACTTACCTTCTCAATTTAATGACTGCACAGTAATTGTGATATTATTGATTTGTATCAACAACATGacccttttttcttatcactttcactcagtTCAGGGTTTGTGATTACAGCAAATCAGCAATCCTTTGTTAAGTTAGGTAGAACAcgcaccttcaatgtcaattcaAATCgatctttttcattttttttcgcCGCAAGGCCTATGCTGCAAAAAGAGAACAGATTGTAGTATatatctaaaataaagtaaaatatatataatagagatacaccTCTCTAAATGTCGTTTTCTTTTCAAGTGTGGAAAGggataaaatgatatttttaaggcAACTATGGGACCTCGTTATTTAAATGGAATTTGCGAACTTGCACCGACTGAATGCTTTACATTATTTGGAATTTCCTACGTAATACGACACAGAAACTAAATGAATTCGTTACTTTTAGTGGATTTTACGTAATGTTTATGTTTAGGCAGTTTATGTTACAAGTGCGAATTTTAGATTAGACAAACCCTACTCCTTACATTTTTTTATCATCAAGTTGGTCAGTTGGCTTCTTCTATTAGTTTGGGAGTTTTCCGCACAACCTTTGTTTAAAATTAAGCACATTGCTCTAACATGTGAGATTGCTTGAACAGTAACTTCATGCATGGCCGTAAGACCAAATTTTTGCTTCACAATTTTATCAACTGTTTAGCTGTTATAGCTATTTGACACTTTAGGCAATAGGGTCCATTTGACCCTTCAGGCAAAAGGGTTCATTTGACCCTTCAGGCAAAACAGTTCATTTGACACTTCAGGCAAAAGGGTTTATTTGACACTTCAGGCAAAAGGGTTCATTTGACACTTCAGGCAAAAAGGTTCATTTGACACTTCATGCAAAAGAGTTCATTTGACACTTTAGGCAAAAGTGTTCATTTGACACTTCAGGCAAAAGGGTTCATTTAACACTTCAGGCAAAAGGGTTCATTTAACACTTCAGGCAAAAGGGTTCATTTGAAACTTTAAGCAAAAGGGTTCATTTGACACTTCAGGCAAAAAGGTTCATTTGACGCTTCAAGGAAAAGGGTTCATTTGACACTTCAGGCAAAAGGGTTCATTTGACACTTTAGGCAAAAGAATTCATTTGACACTTCAGGCAAAATGGTTCATTTGACACTTCAGGCAAAAGGGTCGATTGGACACTTCAGGCAACAGGGTTCTCTGTGAGGCTCTCTTATACTACCTTTGTTCAGCTCATGTGATTCTCTATTGCATGATCATGTAGCCTAGCGGTCTGCGTTGCTAAATGAGGGTGAAATTAAATCTGTCTGAAAGTCaccaaaatataaaacaaacagaaaattttaTACCTGCCCATTTAAGCCCtaagtctatttataacagtCCCGACTTACATGAAATGATGAGTTTTGAACCTAGActgcaaaatttaaaaagacaTGATTTCATGAGAATCAGCATTATATAAGCTTTATTGTGTTTTTACTACTAAAGTATACTTAGTatttcatttataatatatatgtggaCAGAATCAAGATGTATGTTCACATGTTAACTTAATCTGTTAAAAAGTATAGTTATATGTTACAAAGGTATAGTTCGACATATCGATAAAATTTTGGATTATCCGAATGCTTGTGATATATCCAGGATGTTAGCATTATATGCTACCATTTAATTTGTGATTACATAATTTCTTTCGATATCTCCAGGATGTTAGTgtattatgttattatgttTAATTTGTAGCGAGCGTTTGAGCCCCCGGAGGTAAAGCATGACAGACTCATGCTCATATCTGTTCTAGGCTTGCTAGTAAATCTTGTAGGAATATTTGTCTTTCAACATGGTGGTGCCCATGGCCACTCTCACGGAGGTGGAGGTAAGAATATACTTTCGGTAATAAGTCAATATTCAACTGATAATAGTTTCACTTCTGTCCTTATCTGTTAATGTTTAGTTCAGGTTCATATGGCTAGCCCATGCATCTTAGCAAAGTCTTTTTGGGCAAACGTTTACCATAAAACCACGTAACTCCTACCCAGGTTTAGATCAATCGTCAAGTAGCAGTTTTAAAGGGAGATAGCATCAAAATTGATTTTAAACTTACATTAGAACATAAGTCGGTTGTTGCTGAAAATGGTTACTGTATCCAtggtttatttaaaaatagccTCATGATTGGCTATTTTTCATCTCTAGCGAATTATGCTTCTCAGTTTTAATAGCTAATTGTGTTTGGTTTTTCTCTCCCTCTGTGTTAAATGTCCAGGAAGGGTTGTATTTCTTTAGATAAACCTATTTAAGCACTTCCTTTATTCTATGTGATATTCATATTAAATATCTCATTGATGATGGAAGAGGACGCATGATCTATGATAGCCATTGTTATCAGATGGTGCTGTCTAGTATTGGCAGCTTACATGTATGAGTATGTAAAACATTTCATTTGAATTAGTAATCATAAACcaaataatgttttttgttacacgccaaaaaaattattgaaaaaaaaatctcaaataCGTGTGAAACAGTAGTGGCTAAGTGGTGAAGGAGTTGTCACTCCCTCCAGAGATCGCAACTCCGGCCTTCATTATGGTGGACTTTTTGTTACGCATCGTTTGTACTCTTAGGACACAGCCATGGTGGGGATGGCCACGGTCACAGTCATGACGGTGGCTCTCATGGACACAGCCACGCTCCTCCTGGTGCTTCGCAAGCTCAAATCATGCAGGGTGAGTTCTTACATAAGCTCAGCATTCTAGATCGTCAGTAAACGTGATGATGACTGTCAAACCCAACTGACCAATTGGCTATGCAACCGTTAGCCAATTATTTTCATAGTGGTTTCTGTGTCAAGGATGTCGTAAAGCTTCGCCCATTAAAAATATGGGTGAAACAATATTAaccatttattttttatcattaccTTTTGGTGTCACCAGTATGTAGGTTTGTTGAAGTACGAGGTTTGCATGATTCCACATGCTTAGTGTAGTAATGGTACACATGCTTAGTGTAGTAATGGTACACACGCTTAGTGTAGTAATGGTACACATGCTTAGTGTAGTAATGGTACACACGCTTAGTGTAGTAATGGTACACACGCTTTGTGTAGTAATGGTACACACGCTTAGTGTAGTAATGGTACACATGCTTAGTGTAGTAATGGTACACATGCTTAGTGTAGTAATGGTACATATGCTTAGTGTAGTAATGGTACACATGCTTAGTGTAGTAATGGTACATATGCTTAGTGTAGTAATGGTACACACGCTTAGTGTAGTAATGGTACACATGCTTAGTGTAGTAATGGTACACATGCTTAGTGTAGTAATGGTACACACGCTTAGTGTAGTAATGGTACACACGCTTAGTGTAGTAATGGTACACACGCTTAGTGTAGTAATGGTACACACGCTTAGTGTAGTAATGGTACACACGCTTAGTGTAGTAATGGTACACATGCTTAGTGTAGTAATGGTACACATGCTTAGTGTAGTAATGGTACATATGCTTAGTGTAGTAATGGTACACATGCTTAGTGTAGTAATGGTACATATGCTTAGTGTAGTAATGGTACACACGCTTAGTGTAGTAATGGTACACATGCTTAGTGTAGTAATGGTACACATGCTTAGTGTAGTAATGGTACATATGCTTAGTGTAGTAATGGTACATATGCTTAGTGTAGTAATGGTACACATGCTTAGTGTAGTAATGGTACATATGCTTAGTGTAGTAATGGTACATATGCTTAGTGTAGTAATGGTACACATGCTTAGTGTAGTAATGGTACATATGCTTAGTGTAGTAATGGTACACATGCTTAGTGTAGTAATGGTGCACATGCTTAGTGTAGTAATGGTACACATGCTTAGTGTAGTAATGGTACACATGCTTAGTGTAGTAATGGTACACATGCTTAGTGTAGTAATGGTACACATGCTTAGTGTAGTAATGGTACACATGCTTAGTGTAGTAATGGTACACATGCTTAGTGTAGTAATGGTACACATGCTTAGTGTAGTAATGGTACACATGCTAAGTGTAGTAATGGTACACATGCTTAGTGTAGTAATGGTACACATGCTTAGTGTAGTAATGGTACACATGCTAAATGTAGTAATGGTACACATGCTTAGTGTAGTAATGGTACACATGCTTAGTGTAGTAATGGTACACATGCTTAGTGTAGTAATGGTACACATGCTTAGTGTAGTAATGGTACACATGCTAAGTGTAGTAATGGTACACATGCTAAGTGTAGTAATGGTACACATGCTTAGTGTAGTAATGGTACACATGCTTAGTGTAGTAATGGTACACATGCTTAGTGTAGTAATGGTACACATGCTTAGTGTAGTAATGGTACACACGCTTAGTGTAGTAATGGTACACATGCTTAGTGTAGTAATGGTACACATGCTTAGTGTAGTAATGGTACACCAACCTCGGTCACAAAACTCAAAAACACTGACTCTCTTGCAGCTACGGACTGATTGTCATTTGTAGACTCCATTAGATATTATTGACTATCTGCTGTAGTGTTCACTGAACTGCAATGTCGGTTCTAATCGCTGTTCATCTGGTTGGCTAACCATATTAGCGGCGGAAAATTTACACgatgtttattatttttaatgagtAAGTAGTCGTCGGCCATCTTAGCAATTGCCTGGTGCAATGGCGACCATGTCTGGCAGGAGCTTGTCTTACAACTGTTGTATTCGTTACATTTATACTTGAAATTGGTTGTTGTCTTCTCATGCTATCGATTGTAATGTTTTACCTACACGATAGTCTCAGACGAGTTTTTCTGTGAGCTGTATCCGGTTTAACAAAAGGTTGGTTATAAAATGTACTTGCGAGATTAACTGATCTTAGTTAAGTATCacaaacattaatatatatttatatatattaatgttattatgtatgtattatgttgttatgtgtaataatgatatacatttatTAAACAACGACCTAAACAAttaaacaacaaataaatattgaaaaacaACTAGTAAGTGGCAGCCTAACTCGCTGTTAGCCACTTACTGCTGACGTGACCTCATTATTGATAATTGTTTCCTTGCCGTCTTTACTCTGACAGGTGTTTTCCTACACATACTGGCAGACACTCTTGGCAGTGTGGGAGTTATCGTCTCATCGGCCTTAATAAATCAGTATAACTGGTATATAGCGGATCCGGTCTgttctatgtttatagctacGCTAATAGCCATCAGGTATGTATACTTTATGTATGCTCTATGTATACTCTATGTAtactctatgtatgtatgtatgctcTATATATACTCTATGTATGCTCTATGTATACTCTATGTATGCTCTATGTAtactctatgtatgtatgtatgtatgtatgtacaaatgtatgtatgtatactttATGTGTACTCTATGTATGGTCGGTAACAATAACTGACTAGCTTATTACAGAACTACCTTTTAGATACTAGCGCTTACTTCATTCATGTTTTACCTTGTATGACTACAGGTATGCTATAAGCTCATGTTTATTCAGGAGATCTGTCAATTATATTGTTGTATAGATTTACTTGCTATGATAGTGCTGGTGTATTTATCTTATGGCATATACTGTTGCAGTGTATTCACATGTGTTATCTTATAGCATATACTGTTGCAGTGTATTCACTTGTGTTATCTTATAGCATATACTGTTGCAGTGTGTTCACATGTGTTATCTTATAGCATATACTGTTGCAGTGTGTTCACATGTGTTATCTTATAGCATATACTGTTGCAGTGTGTTCACATGTGTTATCTTATAGCATATACTGTTGCAGTGTGTTCACATGTGTTTATCTTATAGCATATACTGTTGCAGTGTGTTCACATGTGTTATCTTATAGCATATACTGTTGCAGTGTGTTCACATGTGTTTATCTTATAACATATACTGTTGCAGTGCGTTCACATGCGTTTATCTTATAACATATACTGTTGCAGTGTGTTCACATGTGTTATCTTATAGCACATAATGTTGCAGTGTGGTGCCCCTTATTAGAGACTCTGTTGGAATATTATTGATGCGAACTCCAAAAGCTCTTGATATGGAATTACCAGCTTGTTATACAAGAGTGAGTGTAGTAATACTCTTGAGCAATGTACTGTTTCCTTTTAAAGTTAGATTTTTCCTACCTACATACACTGcaccctcgggttacgatgaccCAGTTATACAATTTCTTCGCTTTACGAAGTGGAACACGATTATTTTTCGTCTTCACCATATGAATCCTATTTTGCCATacaatttcaacaaaagtaCCGCTCTATATTCAAATTTGActgtcggtgtgcttattacatcaaaataacaaagatgccgtTAGTCTGTTCATCGAAAGCTTTCTCACAATAcccgatttctctcagttcggCACTTCTTGTGGGACAAAAAGTGatatgtaatattttccttcaaAGCTAGTAGCAGtgttggagttgtgctctctttaAACAGAGGATCAGACAATTTCCCTTAACAAATTCCCTTAACTAATTCCCTTAACTTTCTGTTAACAAAACtccacttcattacgaaaacagcatcgttcGGGCTTTCTTgtcgaattaggttgaaaaaggttttatgaggttggctaaaagttgtaGTGAAAATAAGCCAGAAACCACCAGGTGATAAAATGTCGGCGATAAAAAAGTttaagttcagtaaaatagttaaaaatatgtacatacatgtactaaaaTTTACCTTAAGTGTGTATTTagcaagctaaattcatttaaattaatattttctaATACGTAtagtacttatataaaattttgatgatttttaccaggaggtgtttgtgttatatatttactatgggtttctgtaCACCTCCATACGACATTTTCGCTATACGAAGCTatccctggaacgaattaaaattgtatggcGAGGGCGCACCGTATGTCATCAGGGTCTGAAGATGTTTGATATCACGGCAAGGCTTATATTTATGCTACGCGCTTAATTCAAAAGGGAACTAATCTCTAACGAAACCTAGAACAAGACAAACGATTCATTTCGTTCGGGAGGTCAGTTGTCACACCTTGCCAAACTTTCCTTGCCACTTTGTCCCATTTACTAATTTTGCCAACGAAATTGAAAGCTATATTTTATGCAAGTATGAACATCCTAACATTCCTGTGAACAATTCACCAATAGCAAAGCTCTGGCTTTAGCCAATAGAAAGACGGCAAAAGCTATAACTACCCAATCGTACTAATCCTTTCACCTAATATTTATGAAATGGAGCACTGCGTGATCATCATCATGATTGGAGTGGAGATTCATCCATTAGCTGTAAAGGAGTGTTTTCACATCTTTGTTACAATTAGTCAGTGGCATAACATggtgttgtcttctcttgtgaGCTTGATTTGTCAACTACACATGTAGGTCAGCCAATTGGAGGGAGTGTACGCTGTGCAAGAGCCCCACTTCTGGACTCTCTGCAGTGATGTTTATGTCGGAAGTGTCAAAGTAGAAGTATCACCCAAAGCGGACTCGAAATATATTACTACTCAAACTCACAGTATATTTGCTCAGGTAGTTATACAACTAAGTCATTAGCCATAGAGTGCACAACATagtgataactctatggataggTTTATTATAAGTGTGCCGGGTTGAAATAGCTCTGACTGGTTTTATAGCGCTGTGTTAGGGTTGAAATTTACAGTAGCAGCACGAGGGTTAAACATATAATAATTAACTCTATGgtatagtttatagtaatagCACTAGGGTTAAACTTAATCTAGCTGTCTGTCAAAATcgacaatgacttgcatcttaGCGATGCATTCTTGGGTTAAGCAGTTATAGAGTAGGTGTGACACAGTTATCAGTAACTAccacttctggaactgtcagattaacctgaagggatgcATTTTCAACacatccagtctgacagagccaggtagccatttcacttgcccaatgtgtgaaggacagaggtggatcatAAACTTGCCCCGTTGTCAGCGTAGTACACAGGGCCTCCATGTTATGATCTAGATtcaaaagacccagcaatttagggttaaAAGCTTGCTGAGAGTTTTTTGTCAGATTCTCGAAGCAggactcgaaccaccaaccccatggtcTCTTAGACAAATGAATAAGCATTTGAGCCAATAAGAATTGCACATGGCCTTAGAGACGAAACTAGTTTCATAAAATAGCAAGTTAACGCTTGTACAACTCTTTCTGAAATCACTGCGAGGCTCACTATTGGCACCGTTATTGCTGACCAGGAGAGTTGCCCTTTGGCCTTTAAAACATTTACATGCATTGGTATGCCTCACATTATTCTAAATTCTCCAAGATAAGCTGATGTTCTCAAGTTTTATAAACTGTTCATGTACCATATTGTTTAGTAAATTGTCCACTGACCTCAGCACATATGCTCAGTTTAACTGGTCTTTTTAACAAATAGCTtgcaagtaataaaataattatattttagatcGGAGTTAGACAACTTCACGTACAGATAGACTACGCAGCAGTTTGAGTCAGGCTGAACTGAAAACATTGAACCGCATTACCAGCCTCACCCACCAGTCATTTGGAAAATCTATACTATagctatattttattgtatagcTTTTTTGGAAGGGACAAAGTTGTTTCATGAAATACTAATTGTAATTCCCTTCGCACAACGAAgttgattgttttattttttatcttcatTTAGGCATTTTGGTTCATCTTTGAAATGAGTCACAAACTATGGATGCGTACAAAGTTACACATTCACTCCTACTTTTATGGAGGCAATATCAGCTGTAAGTAGTCGGCATTTCACTACTTACAACTAATAATCATGTATTAGTAATCTGTCACAATAATCAATGATCTGATAACTGAAGCTGGACTGACACACAGACTTGATTTTCAAGTCATGAGTCTTATCATTTCAATGATGATTCATTCCGACGACTAGTCATGTGATGACACAAAATATCTTTGCCCTTGTGAAGTTTCTCATACTTTATTGTTTCTGAGCACAGCAATGATATGAGGTGCTATATTGAGGCAATATATTTTACAGGACAACTTATTACAATTCATTGAAAATCTAATAGACATAGAGCAAAAGCACGCAAGACTAGACACTTTGGAAAATTCTAGAGGGCTCCTTGGcccaataataataacagctctTACGCTCATTTGCtctataaatttttaatatatatgtacacgaTATTTTAACAGCAGTTCAACTTATCCAAAACAATCACTACCCAGCCTCATGATTTCTGCACCCATGAAGGCTTGCTAACTATTCCATTAATTCGACATCAATTGCTATTAGAATATTAAGAAAATGAAATGGGCGAGACGAGTGTTGGTCCCGATGCCTAAAAGAAAGCTTGTGCTATGCATTGGCCTGCTCGCATGCATCTATCCAGTCAGCATAGACATCAACAGCTTCAGAAAGATCTGTGACAAGCTAAGGATTGAATGACTAGTGATAATTCTATTCCTAAACATGAAGTTATAAGTAAACTCATACATTTTGCTGCTACATTGAAAAACAACTACATCGGAAACTTTTTTATCGGGCATGGTAATATAAACTGCAATATTGTTCCTTGTTCCAATATAATTCTTGCATAATGTCATTAGAATTAACAAGGTATGATAACTTCTGAAGTAGTTGCCTTGACAGAAAGAACAATAGCAGACACGTCGGGCGCCATGGGATTCCGTGTTTAACTCTGGCATGAAACAAATTGTTCACCATGGTATGTGACGAGAATTCATTTATTGCTACACATATCCATAAGCTTCGAGCCACCCTGAAGAGCCACTTTTAAACACTATACAGTAATTACTCTACCAactttttaatgctaaaattttatcacctatttaTTGGGTTTCAGCttcatttttactataacttcgACAAattcattaaaaccttttttaatccAATTTGACAAGGTAGCTCGAGCGATGTTGTTACCGGAAGCAGCCTCTCAcatacttgaccatttaatgatTATAAAACggaaaatttcaaatttcttcTGTACCTTATTACTTGAGCTGGTCCATGTCGTGAGTAGAGCGAAGAAgaggtaataaaaacatttcatgGCGAATCATGTTACTGTACACTTGTAAACAAATTTAATGCTATGTAAGGGAGTGGATTTTGTTAGCAGGCTAAGAGAAGTTACCTGATCTTCGACTCTCTGTTTGAAAGGATCACAACTCCACATTTTTTACTTGATTTCAAAGTTAAAATATTACTACTTTAAACACGaggaatgctgaactgagaaaaataagtcatcatatctctttcaggcgacgtgaaaaagtttttaatatcAGCATAttagcatctttgttatttcgatgtaataagcacactgactgccaagtTTGCGagcaaatgttttgttgaacTTGTATGACGAAACAGGTTTCCGATGATGAAGACAAAAATCCATCGTGTTCCACTTTGTAAGGCGAAACAATCGTATATTAGTGACATTGTACACGGAGGGCGCACTATATTGCTGTGCGTATGTACACTAGCTAGGATTTAACATAAGCCTGGTTTCTGAAAGATCCCTGCATTTACATTATTTGCACAATAAAATTCTACCGATTGTTGACCTTAACATATCACACCCAAAATTTTACTCTTTATCGGGTTTTTACCTAGATCAGATTAAAAAACACTCAAAAACCAAAATCATATCATaactcttttattacaaaatttttcCTGTTCTGCCGGAATTAATACATGCAGACAAACTTTTATGATGTACACTTGGTATGTTTGCCCGTAAGCTAGAGTTTCTGTCATAGAGCGTTGATAGAAAGTCCTTTGAAATCAGCAGAAGTCTGCATAAAAATCAACATATTTGACAAACAAgccatatttaatattttaataaaaccagCCGCAAAAGAGAACAGCTATCATTTTCGCAATTAAACTGACCAAAATTTAGATCCCAtcctttaataataaaatattattattagaaatACCTGAAGCCCAATATTGAAGAACTTCACTAACAGACATATGTTTTGGTCactgtttacattttctttcAGTCACCGCAACCAAAAACGCAAAATTTGGAAGCCGCAACACCATgctataaattattaataaaaataaactcaaCTGGTTTGTTTTTCTTTGCCACAATGATAACCCCAATCCTATATATGATGTGGTAAAGTTTTAGGTTGATCTGTTAACTCTGTGATCAATGTTTATGTATAGATACTAAGATGGGCCGTTATAACGCGAGTTTCGGCAGCGAAGATTTAATCAGTAAACTAGGTCAATAAAAGTTGAATCAACATTAAACTAGTGTAGTTTAGGGTACATAGTAAAATGGTTATTACAAAGTTGACTGTGAATAGAAGGATACAATTGATTGACGTTTGGAAGCTCTCAGAGCAAACTCTGCAGGTGATAGTGCCAGTGTTCCTTTCCTTTTCTCTGCAAAACAAGTACAGTAAGGAATTATAAaacacatattattattattataaaacacatattattattattattattattataaaacacatattattattattataaaactaagCATTATAAACACTCAACACAAGCTAAAAGCGCAATTTTATCATAAGCTAGTGTTGTTATCGTGCTTTTTTGAGTTCATtattctcggcgttcagcctattaaacatcctggaacaagctacaag from Watersipora subatra chromosome 2, tzWatSuba1.1, whole genome shotgun sequence encodes:
- the LOC137388885 gene encoding zinc transporter 7-like; translated protein: MLPVTTRDKEYKPKLRFLQKISGWMRLILSDANSRNLFFFLLINLTMAFVELFYGMWTNSLGLISDSFHMFFDCTALLAGLAASVISKWRANEAYSYGYVRVEILAGFCNGLFLFFIAFFIFSEAVERAFEPPEVKHDRLMLISVLGLLVNLVGIFVFQHGGAHGHSHGGGGHSHGGDGHGHSHDGGSHGHSHAPPGASQAQIMQGVFLHILADTLGSVGVIVSSALINQYNWYIADPVCSMFIATLIAISVVPLIRDSVGILLMRTPKALDMELPACYTRVSQLEGVYAVQEPHFWTLCSDVYVGSVKVEVSPKADSKYITTQTHSIFAQIGVRQLHVQIDYAAV
- the LOC137388887 gene encoding transcription elongation factor 1 homolog, whose amino-acid sequence is MGRRKKANKPPPKRKAIEALDTQFTCPFCNHEKACEVKLEKERNTGTITCRVCSESFQTSINYLSEAVDVYADWIDACEQANA